Below is a window of Sulfitobacter sp. BSw21498 DNA.
CCGACGATGAACTGTTGATCAACTCGCTGTCGATGATGCTTGATCTGGACAGTGAGGACAAACAGGCCTTGCTTGAAGCGCCCTCCCTGTCTACCCGACGCGAGACGCTCTTGACGTTGATCGAATACACCCTGCGGGGTGGCCAAGAAGGGGAGATGATGAATTGAACGCCGAAGAGATACAGTTTGACCGCCGCATGCTAGAGGCGTTGATTTGCCCCCGCACCCAGATGCGTCTGACCTATGATGCCGACAAACAAGAGCTGATCTCTGAAACCGCCGGCCTGGCCTATCCGATCCGCAACGGTATCCCCGTGATGCTGGTCGACGAGGCGCGGATTATCGATTGAATTTTAGATGATGCTGGCACTGCGCTATAGCGCTTTGCCCTGCATCAAACGGGGCAGGGTGCCGGTCAGCCCTGCGGCCTCGCGCATAAAGCCACGACGTGCATCGGGCAGGGCATTGATCGCTGCCATCCCCACATCACGGGCCAAACGCAGCAGCGGATTGTCGTTCGAAAACAGCCTGTTGAAGCTATCTGTCGCCAAAGCCAGCGCGGTGTTATCGAACCGGCGCCACAGCTGGTACTGTTGCAACACTGTGGTGCTGCCGATATCCTGCCCGCGTCGGTGCGCATCTGCGATGACTTCGGCCAATGCGGCGACATCGCGCATACCGGCGTTTAATCCCTGACCGGCAATCGGGTGTACGCCGTGCGCGGCATCCCCCAGCAGCGCGACACGCGTGGCCATCATCGCGTGCGCCAATGACAGGCTCAGCGGGTAGGTGTAGCGCGCGCCGGCAAGGGAGATCTCGCCCAGAAAGTCACCGAACCTCGGGCGGAGCACGTCCAGATATCCGTCGTCTGGCAGCGCGTTGATATGTGCGGCACTGGCAGCGGTTTCGCTCCAGACGATGGACGACCTGTTGTCAGTGAGCGGCAGGATCGCCAGCGGGCCGGGTGGCATAAAGAACTGGTGCGCGACACCGTGATGCGGTTTTTCGTGAGCGATGGCGCAGACCAGCGCGGTTTGCGCATAGTCCCAGCCGATCCGCTTGATCCCCGCACGAATTGCGGTACCGGATGCGCGGCCATCCGCGCCGACAACCAGCCGTGCGCGCAGGGACTTGCCGTCTGCGAAGGTCAGGGTGATACCCGAGGGTGCCGCGTCCTGCGCGACAACCGTTTCAGCATCCCGCCGCGTTATTAGTGGCTCGTTGCTGACAGCGTCCGTCAGGGCGCGCCGTAGATGGCGGTCTTCGACCATGTGGCCCATCGGCCCTTCTTCGATCTCCGCGTGATCGAAATGCATGAAGAAAGGGGAGGGGCCTTCGCCCGCGCGCCCGTCCGT
It encodes the following:
- a CDS encoding Trm112 family protein, producing MLEALICPRTQMRLTYDADKQELISETAGLAYPIRNGIPVMLVDEARIID
- a CDS encoding UbiH/UbiF/VisC/COQ6 family ubiquinone biosynthesis hydroxylase; protein product: MDFDTDIAIVGGGLNGPTLALALAQIGLRVTLIDRLPAAAREDAAFDGRSYALALTSTRMLGALGLWDDVKSHAQPMLEIKVTDGRAGEGPSPFFMHFDHAEIEEGPMGHMVEDRHLRRALTDAVSNEPLITRRDAETVVAQDAAPSGITLTFADGKSLRARLVVGADGRASGTAIRAGIKRIGWDYAQTALVCAIAHEKPHHGVAHQFFMPPGPLAILPLTDNRSSIVWSETAASAAHINALPDDGYLDVLRPRFGDFLGEISLAGARYTYPLSLSLAHAMMATRVALLGDAAHGVHPIAGQGLNAGMRDVAALAEVIADAHRRGQDIGSTTVLQQYQLWRRFDNTALALATDSFNRLFSNDNPLLRLARDVGMAAINALPDARRGFMREAAGLTGTLPRLMQGKAL